One stretch of Bradyrhizobium canariense DNA includes these proteins:
- a CDS encoding efflux RND transporter permease subunit translates to MSLSSPFVRRPVATTLLTFGLVAAGVVAFFKLPVSPLPDVDIPTISVQATLPGASPEDVATTVASPLERHLGQIADVTEMTSSSSLGSARINLQFGINRNINGAARDVQAAINASRADLPTALRSNPTYRKFNPASAPILIYTLTSNTLTPAELYDAASTVLAQKLSQVEGVGEVSVSGGSLPAVRVELTPQALYKYGIGLEDIRAALGSANAHSPKGGIDAGDQRYQIYSNDQATKAADYKPLVVAYRNGAAVRLTDVGEVLDSVENLRNLGLSNGKLAVMMIVYRQPGSNIIGMVDRVKSLMPQLRASVSPAIDINLAVDRSITIRASLRDVEITLIIAVILVILVVFAFLRSGRATLVPVVAVSVSLIATFAVMYLLGYSLNIFSLMALTVATGFVVDDAIVVLENISRHLDAGKSALEAALEGAREVGFTVLSMSVSLIAVFVPILLMGGLVGRLFREFAVTITVAIVISLVVSLTTTPMMCAVLLRGERGRPHGRVYRVSERIFEAMLSGYRRTLTVALRHPRSVMLALATVLGLNFYLYGVVPKGFVPQQDTGLLVGSIQADQSISFQLMQRKLTQLVGIVRDDPAVDTAVGFTGGGVGPGGGSTNSGTVFVSLKPLRDRKLSADQVIGRLRSKLTAVPGATLFLQAVGDLGGGGRSSSAQYQYTLQGSTFEELNEWTQKIVAALQTAPALVDVSSDQQDKGLQANLVIDRDAAARLGITISQIDNTLYDAFGQRQVSTIYVARNQYHVIMEVAPEYWQNPQTLKDVYVSTSGGSASGSQTTNAVPGTVVSSANAESVNSVAASAVRNLATNSIGATGKSGSSTGTAVSTSEERMIPLSSVARFGQGQTLLVVNHQDGLVANTISFNLPPGVSLSTAVATIEATMRRIEVPRTVVGSFAGAAKYFQESMSSEPFLVLGALATIYISLGMLYESFVHPLTILSTLPSAGVGAILALMLFHTEFDIIAMIGVILLVGIVKKNAIMMIDFALDAERLRGLSPADAIYEACLLRFRPIMMTTMASLLGAVPLIVGMGEGSEFRQPLGIAIAGGLVLSQILTLYTTPVVYLYLDRFRHWSRRLRRGRPSMRPN, encoded by the coding sequence ATGAGTCTGTCAAGCCCGTTCGTCCGCAGGCCTGTCGCTACAACGCTGCTGACGTTCGGGTTGGTCGCTGCCGGCGTTGTCGCGTTTTTCAAGCTGCCGGTCTCGCCGCTGCCCGATGTGGATATCCCGACCATTTCGGTGCAAGCGACCCTGCCAGGTGCAAGCCCCGAAGATGTAGCGACCACGGTTGCGAGTCCGCTGGAACGCCATCTCGGCCAGATCGCCGATGTCACCGAGATGACATCATCGAGTTCGCTCGGCTCCGCGCGCATCAATCTGCAGTTCGGCATCAATCGCAACATCAACGGCGCCGCGCGCGACGTCCAGGCGGCGATCAACGCGTCGCGCGCCGATTTGCCGACCGCGTTACGGAGCAATCCCACCTACCGCAAGTTCAATCCTGCCTCGGCACCGATCCTCATTTATACGCTGACATCGAATACGCTGACGCCCGCCGAACTTTATGACGCCGCTTCGACCGTGCTGGCGCAGAAGCTGTCGCAGGTCGAAGGCGTCGGCGAGGTCAGCGTCAGCGGTGGATCGCTGCCGGCCGTGCGCGTCGAGCTCACGCCGCAAGCGCTCTACAAATACGGCATCGGCCTGGAAGACATCCGCGCTGCGCTCGGCAGCGCCAATGCCCACAGTCCGAAGGGGGGCATCGACGCCGGAGACCAGCGCTATCAGATCTATTCCAACGACCAGGCCACAAAGGCGGCGGACTACAAACCGCTGGTGGTCGCTTATCGCAACGGCGCCGCGGTGCGGCTGACGGACGTCGGCGAGGTGCTCGATTCCGTCGAGAACCTGCGCAATCTCGGTCTTTCCAACGGCAAGCTGGCGGTCATGATGATCGTATACCGGCAGCCAGGCAGCAACATCATCGGGATGGTCGATCGCGTGAAGTCGCTGATGCCGCAATTGCGGGCATCGGTCTCGCCCGCGATCGACATCAATCTCGCAGTTGATCGCTCGATCACGATCCGGGCCTCGCTGCGGGACGTCGAAATCACGCTCATCATCGCCGTGATTCTGGTCATCCTCGTGGTGTTTGCATTTCTGCGCAGCGGGCGGGCGACGCTGGTGCCGGTGGTTGCGGTGTCGGTATCCCTGATCGCGACCTTTGCGGTCATGTATCTGCTCGGATACAGCCTCAACATCTTTTCGCTGATGGCGCTCACGGTCGCGACCGGATTCGTCGTCGATGACGCCATTGTCGTGCTGGAAAACATTTCCCGCCATCTGGATGCAGGAAAGTCGGCGCTGGAGGCCGCGCTGGAGGGGGCCAGGGAGGTCGGCTTCACGGTGCTGTCGATGAGTGTTTCGCTGATCGCCGTATTTGTCCCGATCCTGCTGATGGGCGGCCTCGTCGGTCGGCTGTTCCGTGAATTCGCCGTGACGATCACCGTTGCCATCGTGATCTCGCTGGTGGTTTCGCTGACCACAACGCCGATGATGTGTGCGGTGCTGCTGCGCGGCGAGCGCGGCCGGCCGCACGGACGGGTCTATCGTGTGAGCGAACGCATCTTCGAGGCGATGCTGAGCGGCTATCGGCGGACGCTGACCGTTGCGCTGCGTCACCCGCGCTCGGTGATGCTGGCTCTGGCTACGGTCCTCGGCCTGAATTTCTATCTCTACGGGGTCGTTCCGAAGGGCTTCGTCCCGCAACAGGACACCGGGCTGTTGGTCGGCTCGATCCAGGCCGATCAAAGCATCTCATTTCAACTGATGCAGCGAAAGCTCACCCAACTCGTCGGCATCGTCAGAGACGATCCGGCGGTCGATACCGCCGTCGGCTTCACCGGTGGCGGCGTGGGGCCGGGCGGGGGCTCGACTAATTCCGGCACCGTGTTCGTCTCCTTGAAGCCGCTTCGCGACCGCAAGCTGTCCGCCGATCAGGTGATCGGCCGGCTGCGGAGCAAGCTCACCGCGGTGCCGGGTGCCACGCTTTTCCTGCAGGCGGTGGGAGATCTCGGCGGCGGCGGACGATCGAGCAGCGCACAGTATCAGTACACGCTGCAGGGATCGACGTTCGAAGAGCTGAATGAATGGACGCAGAAGATCGTCGCTGCGCTTCAGACCGCGCCGGCCCTCGTCGACGTCAGCAGTGACCAGCAGGACAAGGGCCTCCAGGCCAATCTGGTTATCGACCGCGATGCCGCCGCGCGGCTCGGGATCACGATCAGCCAGATTGACAACACGCTCTACGATGCCTTCGGTCAGCGGCAGGTCTCGACGATCTATGTGGCGCGCAACCAGTACCACGTGATCATGGAGGTGGCGCCCGAGTACTGGCAGAATCCGCAGACGCTAAAGGATGTCTATGTCAGCACCTCTGGTGGATCGGCAAGCGGCTCGCAAACTACCAATGCCGTGCCCGGCACCGTCGTGTCGTCGGCAAACGCCGAGTCGGTGAATTCGGTTGCGGCCAGTGCGGTCCGAAATCTTGCGACCAACTCGATCGGCGCCACCGGCAAAAGCGGGTCGTCGACCGGGACAGCGGTCAGCACCAGCGAAGAGCGAATGATTCCGCTGTCGAGCGTCGCCAGGTTCGGGCAAGGCCAGACATTGCTCGTGGTCAACCATCAGGACGGCCTGGTCGCGAACACGATCTCGTTCAATCTCCCGCCCGGCGTCTCGCTGAGCACGGCGGTTGCGACGATCGAGGCGACCATGCGCCGGATCGAGGTTCCCCGGACGGTCGTCGGCTCATTCGCAGGCGCCGCCAAGTACTTTCAGGAATCGATGAGCAGTGAGCCATTTCTTGTTCTTGGGGCGCTCGCGACGATCTATATCTCGCTCGGGATGCTCTATGAGAGCTTTGTCCATCCGCTGACGATCCTGTCCACGCTGCCTTCGGCCGGTGTCGGTGCGATTCTGGCGCTGATGCTGTTTCACACCGAGTTCGACATCATTGCGATGATTGGGGTGATCCTGCTGGTCGGGATCGTGAAAAAGAACGCGATCATGATGATCGATTTCGCGCTCGACGCCGAGCGCTTGCGCGGTCTGTCACCGGCCGATGCAATCTACGAAGCCTGCCTGCTGCGCTTCCGGCCGATCATGATGACCACCATGGCGTCCTTGCTCGGCGCGGTGCCGCTGATCGTCGGGATGGGCGAAGGCAGCGAGTTCCGGCAGCCGCTCGGCATCGCGATCGCTGGCGGGCTGGTTCTCAGCCAGATCCTGACCCTCTACACCACACCCGTTGTCTATCTGTATCTCGATCGCTTCCGGCATTGGAGCAGGCGGCTGCGGCGGGGCCGTCCATCGATGCGCCCAAACTGA